From a single Cotesia glomerata isolate CgM1 linkage group LG6, MPM_Cglom_v2.3, whole genome shotgun sequence genomic region:
- the LOC123266489 gene encoding meiotic recombination protein SPO11-like yields MLKKRVEIAIIDPTPKKEQLVKKIEELTLVIIKQICNSELPKISYQRCGPEFTTAESLPASNEDNEDIEDLEDDEEEFLKNSCNEDQSQICSSGSQTESILDFSKERKRIQLVRMTIILSKVHKLLMNKKVQTNRSLYYELKSEQSTLFESEKIVNYQINSVAKLLSSPTWDLGLIAAAKGLVAGNLKLMFENEEKIDCDAVGGCLVPQIMANHMGQLVAIETEAKVIIVVEKEAVFNKLLSEGCPKKLDAILITGKGYPDTATRIFVKMLVDKLELPVFVLVDCNPHGFEIMSTYKYVIH; encoded by the exons ATGTTGAAGAAACGCGTAGAGATCGCTATTATTGACCCTACGCCAAAAAA agaacaattagtaaaaaaaatagaagaattaactctagtaataataaaacaaatttgcAATTCAGAACTTCCTAAAATATCTTATCAGCGATGTGGCCCAGAATTCACCACCGCAGAATCACTTCCAGCTTCAAATGAAGACAATGAAGACATTGAAGATCTTGAAGATGATgaagaagaatttttaaaaaatagttgcaATGAAGACCAATCCCAAATTTGTTCCAGTGGATCTCAAACAGAATCAATCCTAGATTTTTCCAAAGAACGAAAACGCATCCAGTTGGTTCGGATGACAATAATATTATCAAAAGTTcacaaattattaatgaacaaAAAAGTCCAAACAAATCGTTCTTTGTATTACGAACTTAAATCCGAGCAATCGACGTTGTTTGAAAGTGAAAAGATTGTAAATTACCAAATTAACAGCGTCGCTAAATTGTTATCTTCTCCGACCTGGGATTTGGGGCTAATTGCTGCGGCGAAAGGATTAGTAGCTGGAAATTTGAAGCTGATGTTTGAAAATGAAGAGAAAATTGACTGCGATGCAGTTGGAGGCTGTTTGGTTCCCCAAATAATGGCCAATCATATGGGACAATTGGTAGCCATTGAAACGGAAGCTAAAGTTATTATTGTTGTGGAAAAAGAAgctgtttttaataaattgttaagtGAAGGCTGTCCGAAGAAATTGGACGCGATTTTGATTACTGGTAAAGGGTATCCTGATACTGCGACTAGGATTTTTGTCAAAATGCTGGTGGATAAATTGGAGTTGCCTGTGTTTGTTCTGGTTGATTGCAATCCTCATGGATTTGAAATTATGTCGACGTACAA aTACGTGATCCATTGA